The Chryseobacterium sp. LJ668 genome segment TTTTGTTTTTGTTCTGGACGATTACTCATTTTGTAAGAAGACTTCTCAATAAAAATTTTGAAGAAGTTACCCAGCATCAGGAAATTGCTATTCTTTTTGCAGGGGTCATTGGATCTCTTTGTTTTACATGGTCAGACACTTTTTGGTTTTCGGCGGTAGAAGGAGAAGTTTACTCGATGGCATCCCTATTTATAGCTATTTTGGTCTGGCTGATTACGAAATGGGAGAATGAGTACAAAGAGTCTGACAATGAACGGTGGATTATTTTAATATTCTTTATTGTAGGTCTTTCTGTGGGTGTTCATATGATGTGTATGTTGGCAATTCCTGCGGTTTGCTTAGTATATTATGCAAGAAATTATGAGTTTACCTGGAAGAACTTTCTCTGGGCAAATGCAATCACGCTTGGAATTTTAATTATTGTTTTCAAAATTATATTCCCGGTGATTATGTCATTATTTGGCAAGCTTGAAATATTCTTTGTAAATGGTGTTGGACTTCCTTTCCACTCAGGAACGATTGCAGGTTTTGTTATTTTGGTTGCGATCTGCTATTTTATTTTAAAATATGCAAGACAGGCAAAGAAAAACCTTTATCAAACAATTGCTTTATCCGTTGTGTATATGATGATTGGTTTCTCTTGCTGGATGGTTATTCCGATCAGAGCCAATGCAAATCCGCCAATGAACTTAAATGATCCCGATACTGCCATCGGTATGCTTGATTATTACAATAGAGAGCAATACGGCGACTGGCCTACAATTTACGGTCAAAATTATACTGCATTTTTAGATAACAGCGGGATTGAAAAGAATGAGGATGGCAGTTTCAAAACGACCAAAACAGGTGAAATCTACGAAAAAGACGAAAAATTAGGAACTTACAGAAAAACCGGCGACCGTTTCAATTACGTTTTTAATCCGGCGCACGTTAGTTTTATGCCAAGAATGTTCAATGAAGATAAGGAAGTCATGGCAAACTATATGTCGATGTATGGTGCACCAGATTTTCAGTTTAATTATGCCAACGAAAATACGGCAGACGATACGCAGGCGAAAGAAATTTTCGATGAATTGAGGGCTAAGTATGAAGACGGATCAATTACTCCGGCAGATTATTTAAAGGTAAAACCTTACGAGCTAATTACCGTTCAGAGGCCTTCTTTTGCTCAGAATATGAATTATTTCATCACGTTTCAAAACGGTTATTACTTCATAAGATATCTATTATGGAACTTTGCTGGAAGGCAGAATGATCTGGAAGGAAACAGCGAAAACACAAGAGGAAACTGGATTTCAGGTTTCTCTTTCATAGATAATTCATTACTGGGGAGCCAGGACGCAATGCCCGCAAAATTTAAAAATGAAAGTACAGTAGCATTTTTCTTTTTACCATTATTACTGGGGATTTTCGGATGTTATTTCCAATTTATGAGAGATTTTGGGAGATTTTACGCCATATTATCTTTATTTGTACTAACAAGTATGGGAATCGTTTTCTACACAGGGATGAAACCTTTCGAACCAAGAGAAAGAGATTACGCAGTAGTCGGTTCCTTTTATGCTTTTGCGATTTGGATTGGTCTCGGAGCCGGTGCCATTCTCTGGTATCTGCAGTCTAAAGTCAAATCAAATGCTGCTAATATTGGTTTTGGAGTTGTTTTGATGGCAATTCCTTTAATGATGGGCTTTCAGAACTACAATGTGCATGACAGAAGCGGAAGATATACAGCCTACGATTATTCATATTCAGTTTTAAAATCTTTACCAAAAAACGATATTCTTTTTGTATATGGTGATAATGATACCTACCCGGTTTGGGCAATGCAGGAGACAGAAAGATTCCGTGATGATGTGAAAGTGGTGAATTTTACCCTTCTTTCAACACCTTGGAATATTGACCAGGTGAAAAGAAAAACCTACAATGCCGGTGCAATCCCAAGTCAGTTAACTCACGATGATTACAGAGATGGAGTAAATGACCAGATTTATCTGATGAAAAAAGATGACTGGAAGAATGTTTTATCCAATCTGAAAGAAGCCGGAGCTCCTGACAATCTCTTGCAGCCCTTCCAAAAATATATGGTTCAGGATTCAATGACATTGAAAGAGGCGGTGAATTTTCTTAAAGTAAAATCTCCTGAAAAAGATGAAATTTTAAAAATGATCTTCGGTGAAGAACGTTATGAGAAATACAATTTTCTGCCTGTCAGTAAGTTTATTTTACCTGTAAATAAGGAAAATGCATTAAGGGCCGGAATCATTAACGCTTCTGATCTTCCAAACACAGCCAATCAGATTATGATCGATTACAAATCTGGTACTTTGTACAAAAATAATCTGATGATGTTTGATATTTTGGCAAATTTTGATTGGAAACGCCCTATCAACTTCTCTTCTGGCGGAGTATATGACAGCGAAAATATTTTCTTTTTAGATGACTTTCTTCAGTTTGATGGTTTCAGTTACCGATTGGTTCCCATTCAGACTCCTAGAAGCAGCGATGGTGAAATGGGTCGAGTAGATGCCAATTCTTTATATAATGTTGTTAAAAACTTCAGATGGGGTAATTTCAAAGATCTGAATGTTCATTTTGATGAAACTGCAACTTCAAACATCATCAGCTATAGAAGTTCTGCAAGTAGAGCAGCAGCAGCATTAGCATTAAACGGACAAAAAGCTAAAGCTTTAGAAATCTTAGATCTTGCTGCAAAAGAGATTCCTGCAGAGAAATACAATGATCCACGTTCTCTAAGCTCAATGGTTTACGGTTACATCGTTGCCGGTCAGGAGCAAAAAGCATTAAAGTTAGCTGAGATTTTAAAGAAAGGGATTTTTGAAGAATATGATTATTATTTAACTTTAAGCAAAGCCGACCAAAGATTTGTAGGAAGACAGATGAGATCAAAACCGATGGAGTATTCACTTGTGGTAACAGCAGTTACAGATGCTTATAAAAAGATCGGTCAGGATGAAAAAGCATATGCTTATCTGGTAAAATCTATTGAACCTATTGACAAAAAATTCAATGGTTTTATTCAGAATCTTCAGAAAATGGGCAAAGAAAAAGCAAGAAAAGAATCTGAGAATGTACAGCGAATTACACCATTCTATCAGTATCTATTTGATATCATGGAGCCTTTTGATTCTACCTACTCAAAAGAAAAAGAAGATCAAATAACTTCTGCAATAATTAAAGCAACACAATAATAATTATAATACACTGCATATTTAAAACGGAACTTCGGTTCCGTTTTTTTTATAGTTGATATTCAAGAATATTAGAATTATATTTGTGCATCAAAAAAACGCAATGTCCGA includes the following:
- a CDS encoding glycosyltransferase family 117 protein, producing MKNWTFRQWNTLIGWVTFVIAFFTYLSTIEPKFSFWDCGEYISSAVKLEVTHAPGAALFQIVGAVAAIFAFGNGENYSVVINAMSALFSAFTILFLFWTITHFVRRLLNKNFEEVTQHQEIAILFAGVIGSLCFTWSDTFWFSAVEGEVYSMASLFIAILVWLITKWENEYKESDNERWIILIFFIVGLSVGVHMMCMLAIPAVCLVYYARNYEFTWKNFLWANAITLGILIIVFKIIFPVIMSLFGKLEIFFVNGVGLPFHSGTIAGFVILVAICYFILKYARQAKKNLYQTIALSVVYMMIGFSCWMVIPIRANANPPMNLNDPDTAIGMLDYYNREQYGDWPTIYGQNYTAFLDNSGIEKNEDGSFKTTKTGEIYEKDEKLGTYRKTGDRFNYVFNPAHVSFMPRMFNEDKEVMANYMSMYGAPDFQFNYANENTADDTQAKEIFDELRAKYEDGSITPADYLKVKPYELITVQRPSFAQNMNYFITFQNGYYFIRYLLWNFAGRQNDLEGNSENTRGNWISGFSFIDNSLLGSQDAMPAKFKNESTVAFFFLPLLLGIFGCYFQFMRDFGRFYAILSLFVLTSMGIVFYTGMKPFEPRERDYAVVGSFYAFAIWIGLGAGAILWYLQSKVKSNAANIGFGVVLMAIPLMMGFQNYNVHDRSGRYTAYDYSYSVLKSLPKNDILFVYGDNDTYPVWAMQETERFRDDVKVVNFTLLSTPWNIDQVKRKTYNAGAIPSQLTHDDYRDGVNDQIYLMKKDDWKNVLSNLKEAGAPDNLLQPFQKYMVQDSMTLKEAVNFLKVKSPEKDEILKMIFGEERYEKYNFLPVSKFILPVNKENALRAGIINASDLPNTANQIMIDYKSGTLYKNNLMMFDILANFDWKRPINFSSGGVYDSENIFFLDDFLQFDGFSYRLVPIQTPRSSDGEMGRVDANSLYNVVKNFRWGNFKDLNVHFDETATSNIISYRSSASRAAAALALNGQKAKALEILDLAAKEIPAEKYNDPRSLSSMVYGYIVAGQEQKALKLAEILKKGIFEEYDYYLTLSKADQRFVGRQMRSKPMEYSLVVTAVTDAYKKIGQDEKAYAYLVKSIEPIDKKFNGFIQNLQKMGKEKARKESENVQRITPFYQYLFDIMEPFDSTYSKEKEDQITSAIIKATQ